Below is a window of Ruegeria sp. THAF33 DNA.
GCCGTGAAATTCGGAACGGTGTCGTTGATACGCAAACCCATGGGGCATCTCCTTCTCTGTGAAAAACCTGAATCGGTTGTTTGGAACCTAATCACTTTGTGTGCAGGTTAAACCGTCCATCACGCTTGGGGATACGGAATTCGTGGGCATTGCCAGAAAATAATTTGATCAAATTCACTATTGCTCAGCCTGTGCATGGGTGACAGAGTGTCCCCGAACAGCCGGTTTCAGGCAGACCTTCAGGAGGGCTCAGGATGATCGAAAAGCGGGATTTCTATATTAATGGTCAGTGGGTGGCACCATCGCAGCCCAATGACTTCGAGGTCATCAACCCGTCAACCGAAGACCCCTGCGCCGTGATCTCGCTTGGCGCCGAAGCCGACACGAATGCGGCCGTTGCCGCGGCCAAGGCCGCCCTGCCGGGCTGGATGGCCACGCCAGTGGAAACCCGCATCGCGCTGGTGGAAAAACTGGTCGAACTCTATGCAACCCGGGCAGAGGATCTGGCGCAGGCGATGTCGCTGGAAATGGGCGCCCCGATCGATCTGGCGCGCTCGGCGCAGGCGGGCGCCGGCATCTATCACCTGAAGAACTTCATCCGCGCCACCAGGTCGTTTGAATTTGAGCGCCCGCTGGGGGATCATGCGCCGAATGATCGCATCATTTACGAGGCGGTTGGCGTTGCCGCTTTGATCACGCCGTGGAACTGGCCGATGAACCAGATCACGCTCAAGGTTGGGGCTGCTGCGATTGCGGGCTGCACGATGGTGCTGAAACCGTCGGAACAAAGCCCGCTGAACGCGATGATCTTTGCCGAGATGATGGACGAGGCAGGCTTCCCGCCCGGTGTGTTCAATCTGGTCAACGGCGACGGCGCGGGGGTTGGTTCGCAACTTTCGGGCCATCCGGATGTGGACATGGTCAGCTTCACCGGCTCGACCCGCGCAGGCACCGCGATTTCCAAAAATGCGGCAGATACCCTCAAGAAAGTACATCTTGAGCTTGGAGGCAAAGGGGCCAACGTCATCTTTGAGGACGCGGACGAAAAAGCGGTCAAGCGTGGGGTGCTGCACATGATGCAAAACACCGGCCAGAGCTGCAACGCCCCCAGCCGGATGCTGGTGCAACGCCCGATCTATGACAAGGCTGTGGAAACCGCGGCCGAGGTTGCAAACATGGTCAAGGTTGGCCCTGCCTTAGAGGAAGGCCGCCATATCGGCCCGGTGGTGAATGAAGTTCAGTGGACCAAGATTCAGGACCTGATCCAGAAGGGCATCGATGAAGGGGCGCGGCTGGTCGCAGGCGGCGCCGGACGGCCAGAGGGCCTGAACAAGGGCTACTATGTCCGCCCCACGGTCTTTGCCGATGCAAACAACCAGATGACCATCGCCCGCGAAGAGATCTTTGGCCCGGTTCTGACTATGATCCCCTTCGACACCGAAGAAGAGGCTGTCGAAATCGCCAATGATACACCCTATGGCCTGACCAACTATGTTCAGACGCAGGACAGCGCGCGTGCCAATCGCATGGCGCGGGCGCTGCGGTCGGGCATGGTCGAAATGAACGGACAATCGCGCAGCGCGGGCTCACCGTTCGGCGGCATGAAGCAATCCGGCAACGGGCGTGAAGGCGGCGTCTTTGGGCTTGAGGACTTCCTCGAGATCAAAGCTGTCGGTGGTTGGGCGGCAGAGTAACTATACCTGCAAAGCAGACAGATCGGGCGGGGCAACGCGGTTGGCCCCGCCCACAACCCCCTATAGGGGCCGTACCACAAGCTGGGGTACGCCATCGGACGTGCGGCGCCGGGATTGACCGTCCCACCCAATCTCTCCGGTGACGCGCTGTCGAAATGCAGAAAAGCTGTCAAAGCGCACCACATCTACCGGCGCATCGAAATGCAGGGTCACTCGGCGACGCGCGCCATCGCCAAGAATGGTCATACCGCGAATTTCGGCCGTGAACGCCTGACCCAGATAGCGCCCTTCGACCCGATCACCCACGCGCAGATGCATCCGGTTTCCGGCCATTGCGTGCAAGGTGTTCCAGTCTCGAACGCCATGCTGATGGGCCAGCAGTTCCAATGCCGCACTGTGCGACAGCGAAACGCCCTTCGTTTTCAAGTCTTCCCGCAGGCGTCTCGCCTGCGCTTTCAGCTCTTCAACCGGAGCAACGGTTCGGGATCGTGTCATCATGTGCCTCGTTTCCTTGAACGGGCGCGAAGTCAGGACGGGGCTCGCATTTCCATCCGCGCGCCGGGAAAGGGCAACAGATGTTTTTCAAACCGGGTTTCACCAAAGCCAATGGCCGCGAACGGCAGGGGACCCGAACCTGAGGTGCCTTTTGGCAGCGGCCGGGCCGTCTGTCAATCAGGCGTCTGCCTGCGCCGCCTCATAGGCCAGCATGGCACGCTTGACAGGCAAGCCCCAGTGATAGCCCCCCAGACCACCTGATTTGCGCAATGCCCGATGGCAGGGGATCAACCAACTGACCGGGTTGCGGCCAACTGCCGTTCCAACGGCGCGAACGGCTTGCGGCGAGCCGATTCGCTGGGCGATCTCGGAATAGGTCGTGACCTGCCCGGACGGGATATGCATCAGCGCTTCCCACACCTTGATTTGCAAAGGTGATCCGATCAGGAAAACCGGTGTCGGCTCCAACCGGTCGCTGGCAGCGCCAAAAGCACTCAGCGCCCAAGGACGCAGGCGCATCGGATCTTCGACAAACGTCGCCTTGGGCCAGCGCGAGATCATGTCTTCCATCGCGGCCTCTTCGCCAGTCTCGGCACCGAAGGCGATGCCGCAGATGCCCTTGTCGGTTCCCATGACCAGCGCAGGGCCAAAGGGGCATTCGAACCACCCCCAATAGATCGTCAGGCCTTCGCCCTTGCGGGCATATTCGCCAGGGCTCATCGATTCCCACTTCAGGAACAGATCATGCAGACGCCCGCTGCCGGACAGGCCCACATTGTGGGCCGTTTCCAATGTCGTAAACCGTTCACGCAACAATGCCTTCGCATGGCCCAGCGTCAGGTATTGTTGATACCGTTTCGGTGACACTCCGGTCCAACGCGAGAACAAACGCTGGAAATGGGCCGGGCTCATATCCATCTGGCGTGCCAGTTCATCAAGGCTCAGGCCTTCACCGCCCTGATCGATCAACTCGATTGCCCGGCGCATGACGTTGTAATGATAACCGCTTTCTGGGGTCTGGACGTTCATGGTTCCACCTCATCATCTGACAAAACCATAGCGCGACGGCCACGCTGCCGCGACCCGGAACTTGCGCATTGGCTTTGTGCTTGTGTCAGGGCGCGGTGGACGGCATTAAGGCCCGGATGGCAAAGCAACTCGACTATCATACGATCCGCGAGATTTTCACGCGCTTTCAAGAGGCCGACCCTGAACCCAAGGGCGAGCTGGAGCATGTGAACGTCTATACTCTGGTCGTCGCCGTGGCCCTTTCGGCGCAGGCCACGGATGCGGGCGTCAACAAGGCGACGCGCGAGTTGTTCAAGATCGCCGACACGCCGCAAAAGATGCTGGATCTGGGCGAGGACGGCCTGATCGAGCACATCAAGACCATTGGCTTGTTCCGCCAGAAGGCCAAGAACGTCATCAAGCTCAGCCGTATCCTGGTTGACGAATATGGTGGCGAGGTTCCCAATTCCCGGGCTGCCCTGCAATCCCTTCCGGGTGTGGGCCGCAAGACGGCCAACGTGGTTCTGAACATGTGGTGGCGGCAACCGGCGCAGGCGGTGGACACCCATATCTTTCGCGTCGGCAACCGCACCGGTATTTGCCCCGGCAAGGATGTGGAAACGGTCGAACGCGCCATCGAAGACAATATTCCCGCTGACTTTCAACTTCATGCGCATCACTGGCTGATCCTGCATGGTCGGTACCACTGCAAGGCGCGCAAGCCGCAATGCCCGACCTGCATCATCCGTGATCTCTGCCAATTCGAGGACAAAACCCTATGAAGACTTATCAACTGACCGGCATCGGAAATGCCGTTGTGGACGTGATTTCCCAGGCCGATGACAGCTTTCTGGAGCTGATGGGCATCGAAAAAGGCATCATGCAGTTGATCGAACAGGAACGCGGCGAGGTGCTGTACGCCTCGATGGAAAGCCGCGTTCAAACGCCGGGTGGCTCGGTGGCCAATACCATTGCGGGCGCAGGCGCGCTTGGTCTGGATGCAGCGTTTATCGGCCGGGTACACGATGACGCTCTGGGCCGGTTCTACGCAGATGCGATGAACGAAGATGGCGTCGACTTCGTGAACCCGCCTGTTCCGGGTGGCGAATTGCCGACGTCACGCTCGATGATCTTTGTCTCGCCTGATGGCGAGCGGTCGATGAACACCTATCTGGGCATTTCCTCGGAACTGTCGTCTCAGGACGTTCCGGACGAGGTCGCTGGAAACAGCCAGATCATGTTCCTCGAGGGATATCTGTTCGACAAGGAAAAAGGCAAGGCGGCATTCCTTGAGGCCGCACGTGCCTGTCACAAGGGTGGCGGCAAAGCCGGGATTGCCATCTCCGACCCGTTCTGCGTGGAACGGCATCGGGTGGATTTCCTGCTGCTGATTGAAAACGAGCTGGATTTCGTGATCGGCAACGAGGCCGAGATCAAATCCCTGTTCGAGACCGACGACCTGGAAGAGGCGCTGCGGCGCACGTCGGCGATCTGCCCGCTGGTGGTCTGCACCCGCTCGGGTGACGGGGTGACGGTTATGAACGGTGATGCTCGCATTGACGTACCGGTCGAGAAGGTCGTCCCCGTTGATGCAACGGGTGCCGGCGACCAGTTTGCCGCCGGGTTCCTGTTCGGCATGGCGACGGGACGCGATTACGAGACCTGCGCCCGCATCGGCAATGTCTGCGCCCGCGAGGTCATCAGCCATATCGGCCCCCGCCCCGAGGCGAACATGCTGGAGCTGCTGAGGGAAGAAGGGTTGGTTTGAGGACGCGGGTTTCCCGGGCCTTTCTCCGGGAAAAAATGCGGTTCGACCCTGTGAGCGCGGCCTGAACACCGGGCCGCGGCGCCCCTTTTCTGCTGGCAAGGCTGGCACTGACAGCGTTATGCTTTTTGCATCAAAAAGGGGGGGCTGTCATGAGAGCACTGCTGTTCACGACGGGATCGCCATTCGCAAGGGCGGTCAGGATCGTTCTGGACGAACTTTCGCTGGATTACGAAAGGCGAGAGGAAATCACCACGCCCAGCGCCGAGCAACGTGCGCAGGCTACTCCGACATTGCAGGTGCCGACATTTTGGGACGGCGATCTTGTGCTGTGGGAAAGCGGCACCATCGCCGAATACCTGCTGTCGACCTATCCGGACAGGCCGCAGGCCGCGCCGAAACTGGCGCCCTTTGCCTTTCGGCCCGGGGACGCGCAGTGGCAGGACAAGCTGGTGTTCTCGACCATCCAGACCTTCGGCAACGCGGCCACGACCATCTCGCAAATGAAGTGGTCCGGCGTGAGCGTGGGCCAGAACACGCATCTTCAGCGGTCAGCCGAGAAGCTGGCCCATATCCTGGGCTGGCTGGAAGACCGGCTGAGTGGCGAGGACGGTTTCGTGCCGGGCTACCTGTCGATGAAGGATATCTTTCTGGCCGCCCATGTGCGTTTCGTGCAGGCCCGGCCGCTTGGGGTGGATCTGAAGCTGGACCGGTATGGCAAGGTTTCGGCGCTGCTCGACCGGCTGGATGCGCGCGGCAGTTTCAAGGCGAACCCGATCTGGTGGTGGGAACCGGGGGTCATCGGCTATGAGCCCGACGGCACGCCTGTCTACGAAAAACAGAATGCCTGAGCCGGGATCCCCGCGGAATTACGGCAGCCTTATTTAGCGCAGATACCCACGAAAGGCCTCCATGACACGCTCGTATACCACGCGTTTGAAGGGCACAATCTCGGCGATCAGGCGATCGGGGTCCTGCCATTTCCAGCGGGTGAACTCGGGGTGATCCGTCTGGATATCGATCTGGTCGTCGGTTCCCAGAAACCGCATCAGGAACCATTTCTGCTCCTGCCCGCGGAAGCGGCCCTTCCAGATCTTGGGCACGATGTCATGCGGCAGGTCATAGGGCAGCCAGCCCTCAGTCTCGGCCACGATTTCCACAAGATCGCCGGTTACACCGGTTTCTTCCCACAGCTCTCGCAAGGCCGCATCACGAGGGTCTTCGCCCTTGTCCACGCCGCCTTGTGGCATTTGCCACGCGTCCTCGAACCGGTCGTTGCGCTGACCGACGAAGATCTGGCCCTGATCGTTCATCAGCATCAGCCCGACGCAGGGGCGATAGGGCAGTTTGGCAATTTCTTCGGGGGTCATGCGCGGCCTCATCGTGTTGTTTCGCCCACCTCTAGCAATCACCGGCGCAACAGCAAAGAGGGTGACGTGGGGTTTCGCGTGACAAAGTTTACGCGAACGTCAATCTATCACGCAAATTCAGGAGGGAGAGTTTCGCCATGACTGTGTACCCAAACATGCTGGCACCACTGGATCTGGGCTTTACCACGTTGAAGAACCGGGTCCTGATGGGCTCGATGCATACCGGGCTGGAGGAAACCGGCGACTGGAACCGGGTGGCCGAGTTCTATGCCGCCCGCGCGCGCGGTGGCGTGGCGCTGATGGTCACGGGCGGCATCGGGCCGAACCTCGAAGGCTCGGTCCTGCCGGGGGCTGCAATGATGACCAGCGACAAGGACGTGGCCAATCATTCCGTCGTCACCGACCGTGTGCATCAGGCGGGCGGCAAGATCGCGATGCAGATCCTGCATGCGGGTCGCTATGCCTATGGGCCGAAATGCGTGGCGCCCAGCCCGGTGAAGTCGCCGATCTCGCCCTTCCCCCCCAACGAACTGGACGAGGACGGCATCGAGAAGCAGATCAGCGACATCGTCAACGCCGCCGTGCTGGCCCAAAAGGCGGGCTATGACGGGGTCGAGATCATGGGGTCCGAGGGGTATTTCATCAACCAGTTTCTGGTGACCCACACCAACAAGCGCACAGACCGCTGGGGCGGGTCCTATGAGAACCGGATGCGCCTGCCGCTGGAAATCGTGCGCCGCACCCGCGCGGCGGTGGGCACCGATTTCATCATCATCTACCGGCTGTCGATGATCGACCTTGTACCCAATGGTTCGACCTTCGAAGAAGTGGTGCAGCTGGCGCAAGCGGTCGAAAAGGCCGGGGCCACGATCATCAACACCGGCATCGGCTGGCACGAGGCGCGGATTCCGACCATCGCCACATCGGTGCCGCGCCGGGCCTTTGCCTGGGTGACGAAGAAGCTTATGGGCAAGGTGGGGATTCCGGTCATCACCTCGAACCGGATCAACACGCCCGAGGTGGCCGAGCAGGTGCTGGCCGAGGGCTGTGCCGACATGGTCTCTCTGGCGCGGCCGATGCTGGCGGATGCGGATTTCGTAGCCAAGGCGATGGCAGGTGACTCGGCCAGGATCGCGCCCTGCATCGCCTGCAACCAGGCCTGTCTGGATCACACTTTCAGCGGCAAACTGACCTCCTGTCTGGTGAACCCGCGCGCCTGCCACGAGACGGAGCTGGTGATCGAAAAGGCCGCCACGCCCAAGCGCGTGGCCATCGTGGGCGCGGGTCCGGCGGGCCTGTCCACGGCGATGACGGCGGCGGAGCGCGGCCATGGCGTGACCGTGTTTGACAAAGCCGACGAGATCGGCGGCCAGCTGAACATGGCCAAGCAGGTGCCGGGCAAGGAAGAGTTCTGGGGCTTGGTGGACTGGTACCGCACCATGCTGAACGATCTGGGCGTCAAGGTCGAACTGGGCCGCAAAGTCGGCGCCGACGATCTGGTCGGGTTCGACGAGGTGGTGATCGCCACGGGCGTCAACCCGCGCGACCCGCAGATCCCGGGCGAGGACAGCGACAATGTCGTGAACTATATCGACGTGCTGCGCGACAAGGCCCCGGTGGGCAAATCGGTGGCCGTGATCGGCGCGGGCGGCATCGGCTTCGACGTGTCGGAATACCTGCTGGAGGAAGGCCATTCGCCCACCACCGACCTGCCCTTGTGGATGAAGGAATGGGGCGTTGCCGACCCTGAACAGCACCGCGCAGGCCTGGCGCCCGAAGGCCCGCAGCCCGAGGCGCCCAAGCGGCAGGTCACCCTGCTGCAGCGCAAGAAGCAGGCGCATGGCAAGGGGCTGGGCAAGACCACCGGCTGGATCCACCGCGCCACACTGAAGATGAAGGATGTCAGCTTCGTGGGCGGCGTGAACTATGAACGCATAGACGACGAGGGGCTGCATGTCTCGTTCGGAGAAGAGCGCGCCGATCCGACCGTCATCAAGGCGGATACGATCGTTCTGTGTGCAGGACAGGTGCCCGAGCGGTCGCTGGCCGACGCGCTGATCGAACGCGGGATCACCCCGCATGTGATCGGCGGCGCGGACGTGGCCGCGGAACTGGACGCCAAACGCGCGATCAATCAGGGCACACGCCTTGCCGCAGAGTTCTGAAGCCACTCGTTCAGAGTGTCTTCAGTCCGACAGCGCGAGCTTTGCACCCAAGGCACCAAAAGCGGTTGCGAAACACCGCTTTATCCACGCCATCACAGCAGGGCGTCGGATCACATAGTCCCGCGCCAGTGCGGCGCATGCGCCATACCCGACAAAAACAACAAATGTCATGGCCATGAAGGCCAGCGCCAGTTTGGCCAGTTCCATTCCTGCATTTGCTGCATTCGCCGGCAGGAATTGAGGCAGAAAGGCCAGGAAGAATAGCGACAACTTTGGGTTCAAAACGTTGATCAGCGTTCCTGTCACGGCAATTCTAAAGTCGCTTTTTGCGGATTTCTCCGCCGCGACGTCCATGGCACCGCCGTCCTTCAGGATTCCCCATGCCATGTAGAACAAGTACAAGACGCCAAGATATTTGATGAGTTGAAACGCGACGGCACTGGTGTGCAGCAAGGCTGCAAGTCCGATGATGCTGGCCAAGGCCGCCGGAACGATCCCAAGTGTGCATCCTAAGGCTGCGGCAAGGCTTGCGCGAAACCCGCGCCCAAGACCGACAGCCAAAGTATAGATGACGCCGGTACCCGGCAGCAAAACAACAATCAATGATGTGATGAAGAATTCCAGCGACATTATTACCCCCTGCAAATGCAGGCAGATTCACTAAGTGCGCCGAAAATGTAAATGCCTTTCCCTCACATGAACCGAACGGACGGTTTCAAGGGCCTGCGGCTATTCAACGGTGATCGTAATCACCTCGGATACAATCGGCGGGGAATGCGGCACATGCCCGGCGTCGCCCAGAACCAATTGCAGGGTGTGTTGGCCCGGCGCCAGATCCAGCGTTACTTCGGTCTGACCGCCTCCGAAGTGCATGTGATTATCGTCGGCGGGCAGGCCATTGGCCAACTCATCTGCGCCATCCTCGCCTTCACCCAGCGGAGGACGGTCAAGCAACAGGTGGTGGTGCCCGGTGTTTTCTTTCTCGGTTCCGGCGGGCGCGACGCCCATGCCGCTTAGGCCAAAGACAACCGTGACCGGTGATTGCACGGTATCGCCATCCGACAGGTTGACGAAATAGACCTTTGCATCAGGATTCGATGGGGTCTCTCCTCCGGCATGCGCAAAGCCCACCGAAAGGCAAAGCGCAGCAATGGCGAAAAAGGTTCTCATGATCTCCTCCCTGGTCACAAAAATGCCATTCTCATTGTGAGATCTTAGCGCGATTGCCTGAAAAACACAGCATCACAATGCCTGAGGCGCGTTTGGAAACCACTGTTTCTACGTTTCCCATACGCAAACGATCCGATTCAAATCCCTGATATTATCCCATGTCTGCCCCGTTTCCGCCCAGATTCAGCGCCATAGTCAGTACGGAAATCAAGATCTGGGGAACGAGTATGGACCGACTGACCGAAATGGAAGCCTTCGCCAATGTGGTGGACCAGGGTGGCTTCACCGATGCGGCCAAAAAGATGGGCATCTCCAAATCAGCTGTGTCCAAACACGTATCAAGCCTTGAGGCGCGCCTGGGAGCGCGGCTGTTGAACCGCACCACGCGCCGGGTTTCACCAACGGAAATCGGGCTAGCCTATTATGACCGCGCGCGGCGCGTGTTGAATGATGCCGGAGAAGCGGATTCACTGGTCACGTCAATGCAATCGGCCCCGTCTGGTCTTTTGCGCATCAGCGTTGCCACGGATTTCGGCGTCAATCACCTGTCACCTGTTCTGTCCGAGTTCCTTGCAGCCTACCCCGACATCACTGTGAACATGGTTTTGAACAACCGCTATGTCGAGCTGATTTCCGAAGGATTTGACGTGGCCGTGCGTATTGGTGAGCTGGAAGACAGTACACTGCGCGCCCGCAAACTGACCGAGACGGTCAAACGCATGGTCGCCGCGCCCAGTTATGTCGAAAGGTTCGGCCGGCCGCAGAAGATCGATGATCTGAACGAACACAAGCTGCTGCATTATTCCAGCCAATCCTCGGGCAATGTCTGGAAACTGACCGCGCCATCCGGCGAAAAACGTCAGGTTCGTACCGCCGGGTGGTTGAGTGTCAATGATGGCCAATCCCTGTTGAACGCAGCGGTTTCCGGCCTGGGTATCGCATATCTGCCCAGCTATCTTTACGCTGAAGCCCTAAAGGCCGGGCTGGTTGTCGATGCAATGCCGTCCCTGCCTGACGAAGTTCAAGGCGTTTACGCTGTCTACCCGCCGGGCCGCTTTACGCAACCCAAAGTGCGGGCCTTCATCGATTTCCTCGTTGATTCCTTCCACGGGAAGGGTCCGATGGACTGGTAATTTCTCCCTGAAGACCAACCTTTGGCCCGCATGTAAAAGTGCGGGCCTTTTTTTACGGGTCGATTACTGACAGTCCCATGGACCGGGCGGAAGTGCGCAAGCTGTCCGTCAGCACATTCTGACCCGGCGGTGGGGTTTCGGAACTGCGTGCCAACAGGGCGATATCGCGATTTGCATTGGCGATGGACAGCGGTCGCAAGCGCACCTCGTCGCGGTAGATCCCCTGTCTGCGAGCATAAAGATCAGGCAGTACCGCAACACCAACACCCGAAGCCGCCATCAGAACAATGGAATCAAGCGTCGTGCCTTCATACTCATCCGAAACAACCCCACCGCATTCCGCCGCCAATGCATAGACGATGCGCGACAGGCGGTGGCTTTGATCCAGGGTGAGGAAGATCCGGTTCTGAAGATCGGTGGCACTGACACCCTGCAAATCCCGCGCCAGAACGTCATCAACGGCAACCGCGACCCAAAGAGGTTCGTTGAACAACCGGTGTTGCACGGTATTCGGATGGTCTTCGGGCGTGGACAATATCAGATCAAAGCGACCGGATTTCAGACCCTGTTCCAGATCCAGTGTGTTTTCCTCGCGCACCACAATGCGCAATCCGGGGCGAATCCGGTGCACCTGTTTGATGGCTTGCGGCAACAGATAAGGCCCGATCGAAGGCAAAACCCCCAGTCGCAATCGTCCTCCGACGGGCATATCGTTCGACATGGCGTGGCGCAGGTCCTTGACCTCTGCCAGGATCTTCTGTGCGCGCAAGATGAACTCTTCTCCCTTCGCCGTCACCTGGATACCACCACGGTTACGCTCAAAGATCCGAACGCCAAGCTCTTGTTCTACAGTCGCAATTTGCGTCGACAGGCTGGGCTGGCTGACATTCAGCACCTCGGCTGCCAAACTGAATCGCCCAAGGCGACTGACCGTAACGATGTATTCCAACTGTCGTAATGTCGGGCGCATTTCATAGCCTAAAACTATTTATAACTTAGAAAGATAGTATTTGGCGAAATCTGTTTTGCAAGGCACCTAACCCAAAAACGAGGGATCAGGAGTCAATTATGCCCGGAGTGATCGAGACGCTTTCCAGCAACCTGCTGGTGCCGACCATATTGTTTTTTGCCCTTGGGCTTCTGGCGGCCTTTGTACGCAGTGACCTGTCCATTCCGGCGGGCGCGGCCAAGTTCATGTCGCTTTACCTGCTGCTGGCCATCGGGTTCAAAGGCGGTGCCAGTCTGGCCGCGCATGGCATTCACCTGCAACTGTTCCTGACGCTGCTGGGCGGTGTCGCCTTGTCCTTTGCCATCCCCTTCGTGGCCTTTGGCCTGCTCAGGGTGATGACACGCCTGGATGCGCTGAACGCGGCGGCGGTGGCAGGGCACTATGGTTCGATCTCGATCGTCACCTTTGTTACAGCCACCAGCCTGCTGGATCTGGTGGGGCTGACCCATGACGGATTCATGGTGGCCGTTGCGGCTGCGATGGAGGTGCCCGCAATCCTGTCGGCGCTTTGGTTGGCACACAAGACCGGAAGCAAAGGCGTCAAGGATGACAAGCTGTGGCGCGATCTGCTGGCCAACGGCTCGATCGTTCTGCTTACCGGTGCCTTCCTGATCGGAGCCATCACCGGCGGTGAAGGCATGCAGATGATCGCGCCCTTCATCGTGACGCCTTTCACCGGAATCCTGTGCCTGTTTCTGCTGGATATGGGCTTGTCGGCAGGGCGCAGCCTGATCAGCAACCGAGA
It encodes the following:
- a CDS encoding aldehyde dehydrogenase family protein gives rise to the protein MIEKRDFYINGQWVAPSQPNDFEVINPSTEDPCAVISLGAEADTNAAVAAAKAALPGWMATPVETRIALVEKLVELYATRAEDLAQAMSLEMGAPIDLARSAQAGAGIYHLKNFIRATRSFEFERPLGDHAPNDRIIYEAVGVAALITPWNWPMNQITLKVGAAAIAGCTMVLKPSEQSPLNAMIFAEMMDEAGFPPGVFNLVNGDGAGVGSQLSGHPDVDMVSFTGSTRAGTAISKNAADTLKKVHLELGGKGANVIFEDADEKAVKRGVLHMMQNTGQSCNAPSRMLVQRPIYDKAVETAAEVANMVKVGPALEEGRHIGPVVNEVQWTKIQDLIQKGIDEGARLVAGGAGRPEGLNKGYYVRPTVFADANNQMTIAREEIFGPVLTMIPFDTEEEAVEIANDTPYGLTNYVQTQDSARANRMARALRSGMVEMNGQSRSAGSPFGGMKQSGNGREGGVFGLEDFLEIKAVGGWAAE
- a CDS encoding glyoxalase superfamily protein, with product MTRSRTVAPVEELKAQARRLREDLKTKGVSLSHSAALELLAHQHGVRDWNTLHAMAGNRMHLRVGDRVEGRYLGQAFTAEIRGMTILGDGARRRVTLHFDAPVDVVRFDSFSAFRQRVTGEIGWDGQSRRRTSDGVPQLVVRPL
- a CDS encoding bifunctional helix-turn-helix domain-containing protein/methylated-DNA--[protein]-cysteine S-methyltransferase, with the translated sequence MNVQTPESGYHYNVMRRAIELIDQGGEGLSLDELARQMDMSPAHFQRLFSRWTGVSPKRYQQYLTLGHAKALLRERFTTLETAHNVGLSGSGRLHDLFLKWESMSPGEYARKGEGLTIYWGWFECPFGPALVMGTDKGICGIAFGAETGEEAAMEDMISRWPKATFVEDPMRLRPWALSAFGAASDRLEPTPVFLIGSPLQIKVWEALMHIPSGQVTTYSEIAQRIGSPQAVRAVGTAVGRNPVSWLIPCHRALRKSGGLGGYHWGLPVKRAMLAYEAAQADA
- the nth gene encoding endonuclease III → MAKQLDYHTIREIFTRFQEADPEPKGELEHVNVYTLVVAVALSAQATDAGVNKATRELFKIADTPQKMLDLGEDGLIEHIKTIGLFRQKAKNVIKLSRILVDEYGGEVPNSRAALQSLPGVGRKTANVVLNMWWRQPAQAVDTHIFRVGNRTGICPGKDVETVERAIEDNIPADFQLHAHHWLILHGRYHCKARKPQCPTCIIRDLCQFEDKTL
- a CDS encoding adenosine kinase, whose translation is MKTYQLTGIGNAVVDVISQADDSFLELMGIEKGIMQLIEQERGEVLYASMESRVQTPGGSVANTIAGAGALGLDAAFIGRVHDDALGRFYADAMNEDGVDFVNPPVPGGELPTSRSMIFVSPDGERSMNTYLGISSELSSQDVPDEVAGNSQIMFLEGYLFDKEKGKAAFLEAARACHKGGGKAGIAISDPFCVERHRVDFLLLIENELDFVIGNEAEIKSLFETDDLEEALRRTSAICPLVVCTRSGDGVTVMNGDARIDVPVEKVVPVDATGAGDQFAAGFLFGMATGRDYETCARIGNVCAREVISHIGPRPEANMLELLREEGLV
- a CDS encoding glutathione S-transferase family protein; this translates as MRALLFTTGSPFARAVRIVLDELSLDYERREEITTPSAEQRAQATPTLQVPTFWDGDLVLWESGTIAEYLLSTYPDRPQAAPKLAPFAFRPGDAQWQDKLVFSTIQTFGNAATTISQMKWSGVSVGQNTHLQRSAEKLAHILGWLEDRLSGEDGFVPGYLSMKDIFLAAHVRFVQARPLGVDLKLDRYGKVSALLDRLDARGSFKANPIWWWEPGVIGYEPDGTPVYEKQNA
- a CDS encoding RNA pyrophosphohydrolase encodes the protein MTPEEIAKLPYRPCVGLMLMNDQGQIFVGQRNDRFEDAWQMPQGGVDKGEDPRDAALRELWEETGVTGDLVEIVAETEGWLPYDLPHDIVPKIWKGRFRGQEQKWFLMRFLGTDDQIDIQTDHPEFTRWKWQDPDRLIAEIVPFKRVVYERVMEAFRGYLR
- a CDS encoding NADPH-dependent 2,4-dienoyl-CoA reductase; protein product: MTVYPNMLAPLDLGFTTLKNRVLMGSMHTGLEETGDWNRVAEFYAARARGGVALMVTGGIGPNLEGSVLPGAAMMTSDKDVANHSVVTDRVHQAGGKIAMQILHAGRYAYGPKCVAPSPVKSPISPFPPNELDEDGIEKQISDIVNAAVLAQKAGYDGVEIMGSEGYFINQFLVTHTNKRTDRWGGSYENRMRLPLEIVRRTRAAVGTDFIIIYRLSMIDLVPNGSTFEEVVQLAQAVEKAGATIINTGIGWHEARIPTIATSVPRRAFAWVTKKLMGKVGIPVITSNRINTPEVAEQVLAEGCADMVSLARPMLADADFVAKAMAGDSARIAPCIACNQACLDHTFSGKLTSCLVNPRACHETELVIEKAATPKRVAIVGAGPAGLSTAMTAAERGHGVTVFDKADEIGGQLNMAKQVPGKEEFWGLVDWYRTMLNDLGVKVELGRKVGADDLVGFDEVVIATGVNPRDPQIPGEDSDNVVNYIDVLRDKAPVGKSVAVIGAGGIGFDVSEYLLEEGHSPTTDLPLWMKEWGVADPEQHRAGLAPEGPQPEAPKRQVTLLQRKKQAHGKGLGKTTGWIHRATLKMKDVSFVGGVNYERIDDEGLHVSFGEERADPTVIKADTIVLCAGQVPERSLADALIERGITPHVIGGADVAAELDAKRAINQGTRLAAEF
- a CDS encoding LysE family translocator → MSLEFFITSLIVVLLPGTGVIYTLAVGLGRGFRASLAAALGCTLGIVPAALASIIGLAALLHTSAVAFQLIKYLGVLYLFYMAWGILKDGGAMDVAAEKSAKSDFRIAVTGTLINVLNPKLSLFFLAFLPQFLPANAANAGMELAKLALAFMAMTFVVFVGYGACAALARDYVIRRPAVMAWIKRCFATAFGALGAKLALSD
- a CDS encoding DUF4399 domain-containing protein, with product MRTFFAIAALCLSVGFAHAGGETPSNPDAKVYFVNLSDGDTVQSPVTVVFGLSGMGVAPAGTEKENTGHHHLLLDRPPLGEGEDGADELANGLPADDNHMHFGGGQTEVTLDLAPGQHTLQLVLGDAGHVPHSPPIVSEVITITVE